A single genomic interval of Salinigranum halophilum harbors:
- a CDS encoding DUF1102 domain-containing protein — MTYNMVKRRKFLIGAGSLIAGGAAATGTGAFTTMESGDRTTEVTVASDAESFIGLKGTSRYANGDSQEGGKLALDFTGDVTFSYNGDGVNPDSTYRFDDVFSIINAIAGRNEDYGDGQNDDNDQLLGKPVVYVETEGFDVDIEFYVSGTDSRQVPYGTSITGEQNEIRMNDPDSFDIGVKIEGTSSAKAMAGGTITVHATIDGEQDRFPMN, encoded by the coding sequence GTGACATACAACATGGTGAAACGACGCAAGTTTCTGATCGGTGCTGGATCGTTGATCGCAGGTGGCGCGGCCGCGACGGGAACGGGTGCATTCACGACGATGGAATCGGGTGACCGAACCACCGAAGTAACGGTGGCCAGTGACGCCGAATCGTTCATCGGCCTCAAGGGCACCAGTAGATACGCGAACGGAGATAGTCAGGAGGGTGGAAAGCTGGCTCTGGACTTCACTGGCGACGTGACGTTCAGCTACAATGGCGATGGTGTGAACCCGGACTCGACGTACCGCTTCGACGACGTGTTCAGCATAATCAACGCGATCGCCGGTCGGAACGAAGACTACGGCGACGGACAGAATGACGACAACGACCAGCTCCTCGGGAAGCCGGTCGTCTACGTCGAGACGGAAGGATTCGACGTCGATATCGAGTTCTACGTCTCTGGAACGGACAGCCGCCAGGTCCCGTACGGAACCAGTATCACGGGTGAACAGAACGAGATCCGAATGAACGATCCTGATTCCTTCGATATCGGAGTTAAAATCGAAGGCACGAGCTCCGCTAAGGCGATGGCTGGGGGAACGATCACCGTCCACGCTACCATCGATGGTGAGCAGGACCGGTTCCCGATGAACTAA
- a CDS encoding DUF7344 domain-containing protein produces MSATKSRSTPSYSTAGGESGDIGRDELFHILRNQRRRFALHHLKRRDEPVDVGTLATQVAAWENEIAVEEVTSDQRRRVYNALQQTHVPGLEESGIVHVDRREVALTSRAEDLDIYLEVVPGRDIPWSEYYLALGSASLAALVAVGLNIGPFAGVPGIAVGMFVTVAFLVSACANYYHQHESLIGASERPPELRE; encoded by the coding sequence ATGAGCGCAACCAAATCACGGTCGACACCATCGTACAGCACAGCAGGAGGTGAATCGGGAGACATCGGGCGCGACGAGCTGTTCCACATCCTGCGGAACCAGCGCCGTCGGTTCGCGCTCCACCACCTCAAACGCCGCGACGAACCGGTCGACGTCGGCACCCTCGCCACACAGGTGGCCGCCTGGGAGAACGAGATCGCCGTCGAGGAGGTAACGTCCGACCAGCGCCGCCGCGTGTACAACGCCCTGCAGCAGACGCACGTCCCCGGACTCGAGGAGTCCGGGATCGTCCACGTCGACCGCCGGGAGGTGGCGTTGACCAGTCGCGCCGAGGACCTCGACATCTACCTCGAGGTCGTTCCGGGGCGGGACATCCCGTGGAGCGAGTACTATCTGGCGCTCGGGTCGGCTTCGCTGGCGGCGCTCGTGGCCGTCGGCTTGAACATCGGGCCGTTCGCGGGCGTGCCGGGCATCGCCGTCGGGATGTTCGTCACCGTCGCGTTCCTCGTGAGCGCGTGTGCGAACTACTACCACCAGCACGAGAGCCTCATCGGCGCGAGTGAACGACCACCGGAACTCCGGGAGTGA